Below is a genomic region from Armatimonadota bacterium.
TGGACCGTTGCCGACCGCGAACAGGAGATTCTTGACTGCTGCCGCGAGCTTTCATTCGGCCCTTACTCGGACCGTGCGGTGATTACACTGCTGGACGCCTTGCGCCACGTCTGGCCGTTGGTCCTCACAGCAGTCCTGATTATCATCGCCCTGGGCGTCCGCTTATTGAGGGGGCGCGCGTTCCGGATTCGGCTGAGCTTGACCAACAACCGGCTACGGAGTCGCCTCCACTTCGAGCAGCAACTCATGGACGCCATCCCCAGTCCCGTTTTCCACAAGGACAGCCAGGGACGCTACACCGGGTGCAATCGAGCCTTCGAAGAGTTCTATGGGCTTGCCCGGTGCGACATTATTGGGAAAACGGTGTTTGACGTCGCGCCTGCTCATCTAGCTGAGAAGTGGCATGCGGCCGATATGCAGTTGTTTGAGCACCCGGGTAAACAGTGCTACGAGATGGAATTGAAGGACGCCGCCGGCAATGCCCGGAGTGTGATTTTCCACAAGGCCACCTTTGCCGATATGTCCGGTCGTGTCGCCGGGATTGTAGGGGTCATTCTGGACATCACCGCGCGCAAGGACGAGGAACGCAAGCGCGAAGCGCTGCTGGAGCAACTGCGTGAGAGCGATGCCATGCAGCGCGCGATCCTGGAAACCGCCGCCACCGCTGTGATGACGGTGAACTCACAGCGGGTGATCACCTGCATCAATGAAGCGTTCACTCGGATCACTGGCTACCGACCGGAAGACATTGTGGGCAAGAGCTGCCTCGAGCTGCATGGCGACCCCTGCTGCCGGAAGTGTGGCGTTCTCGGCGAGGGGAGTGTCGAGGCGATCAGCCAGGCTGAGTGCCAGATCGTCGCAAAGGATGGTCGAACTTTGACCATCAAGAAGAACGCCCGCAGAATGCACGACTCCTCGGGCGAAATCACGGGCGCAATTGAATCATTCGTAGACGTGACTGAGCTTGTGGCAGCGCGCGAAGATGCCCTGGCAGCAACACGGGCCAAGAGCAGCTTTCTTGCACGCATGTCCCATGAGATTCGCACGCCCATGAACGGCGTCATCGGCATGCTCGCCCTCACCCTGGATACGGAACTGACCGCTGAGCAGCGCGAGTTCCTCCAGGTCGCTCAGTCATCGGCCGAGGCCCTGCTGAGCATTCTCAACGACATCCTTGACTTGTCGAAGATCGAGGCGGGACAACTCGAGTTGGACGCAGTGGAGTTCGATCTCGGCGCGATGGTTGAGGAGCTGGTTCGTTCCCTTGCGCCCCAGGCTGTCACCAAAGGCCTCGAGCTTGCGGCCCGCGTGGGTCAGGGCATCCCGGCCGTAGTCCTCGGAGACGCTCATCGTCTCCGCCAGGTGCTCACCAACCTCGTGGGGAACGCGGTGAAGTTCACCAGCGCAGGAGAGGTGCTGGCGTCTGCAGATGTCAGCCAATGGGAGGGCGATCGATGCTGGGTCCAATTCTCGGTGCGCGATACGGGACCAGGCATCGCTCCCGAAGCTCTGGGGCGGATTTTCGAACCCTTCGAACAGGAGGAAACGTCCACCACGCGGCGCTTTGGCGGAACGGGCCTGGGCCTGGCGATATGCAAGCAGGTCGTGGAGATGATGGGCGGTGCGATCTGGGTCGAAAGCGCCGTAGGTGAGGGCAGCACGTTCACATTCCGGGTGCCCTTCCCTGTGGTCAGTGGCAAGAGCGAGACCCACACCGTGGACCAAGCGGTGCTACAGGGCATGAAGACACTTGTTGTGGACGACAATGCGACGAACCGCAGGATACTGGCGGAGTATCTCAGGGGCTGGGGCTGCGTCCCGACACTGGTGTCAAGTGCCGACCAAGCCCTCCAGGCCCTTCGGAACGCCGCAGATCGAGATCCCTACAGGCTTGCGCTGATTGACGTCCAGATGCCCGCCACGGACGGGTTCCAGCTCTGCGAGGCCATCACGAATGACGACCGCCTGTCAGACACCGTGTTGCTCCTGATTAGCTCCCTGATGCCGGGATTCTCCCAACGGGCTCGGACGGTAGGGGCTCGCGGCTATGCAATGAAGCCGGTGCGACGCGCGGACCTGCTCAATACAATCCTCACGGCGCTCGGTCTGGAAGATGCTGCAAAGTGTCAGGTCGCGCATGAGAGGCAAGCTTCATTCTCAGCCGCGCAATCCCTGCGGATCCTGGCGGCTGAAGACAATCCGGTGAACCAGCAGATACTGTTGACTGCACTGAAACGGGCTGGCCATCAGGTGACCTTGGCGCAGGATGGCGAGCAGGCCGTGGCGCTCGCGGAGACTCGGACCTTCGACATCATCCTCATGGACGTTGAAATGCCCAAGATGAGCGGTATCGAAGCCACCATCGTCTTGCGACAGAGGCACATCTGCGACCAGACGCCGATTATTGC
It encodes:
- a CDS encoding response regulator, producing the protein MKPRSEADGHTVSGQLGCRGWSTPLALFLCLCAAAWGNAHVTVRIGVLAPEGATACSRAWSATAEYLTATTTGYRFEIVPVEYDSIARMARMRQIDMAIVDPGVGQAIAGDVGGGRIAVFRRNTPAGATASAAGAVVVRADGSEIRHLRDLRGRSLAAVHPTSLQGWLAVKRELKAIGIDTERDLRSVQFLGSYRAVLNAVLAGAVDAGVVRAGVLESAVADGTIAPHRLRVVAGATQSRLPVALAASTRAYPEWELRTIGHVSDALARRVTVCLLTMPENCTAAVSSGGSGWTVADREQEILDCCRELSFGPYSDRAVITLLDALRHVWPLVLTAVLIIIALGVRLLRGRAFRIRLSLTNNRLRSRLHFEQQLMDAIPSPVFHKDSQGRYTGCNRAFEEFYGLARCDIIGKTVFDVAPAHLAEKWHAADMQLFEHPGKQCYEMELKDAAGNARSVIFHKATFADMSGRVAGIVGVILDITARKDEERKREALLEQLRESDAMQRAILETAATAVMTVNSQRVITCINEAFTRITGYRPEDIVGKSCLELHGDPCCRKCGVLGEGSVEAISQAECQIVAKDGRTLTIKKNARRMHDSSGEITGAIESFVDVTELVAAREDALAATRAKSSFLARMSHEIRTPMNGVIGMLALTLDTELTAEQREFLQVAQSSAEALLSILNDILDLSKIEAGQLELDAVEFDLGAMVEELVRSLAPQAVTKGLELAARVGQGIPAVVLGDAHRLRQVLTNLVGNAVKFTSAGEVLASADVSQWEGDRCWVQFSVRDTGPGIAPEALGRIFEPFEQEETSTTRRFGGTGLGLAICKQVVEMMGGAIWVESAVGEGSTFTFRVPFPVVSGKSETHTVDQAVLQGMKTLVVDDNATNRRILAEYLRGWGCVPTLVSSADQALQALRNAADRDPYRLALIDVQMPATDGFQLCEAITNDDRLSDTVLLLISSLMPGFSQRARTVGARGYAMKPVRRADLLNTILTALGLEDAAKCQVAHERQASFSAAQSLRILAAEDNPVNQQILLTALKRAGHQVTLAQDGEQAVALAETRTFDIILMDVEMPKMSGIEATIVLRQRHICDQTPIIALTAHALERDRDRCIAAGMDGYLSKPFTPAKLAAELARWTNKRGGDVVSAPVQADASDPTGDSPIDLSIVGDWAQDEEFLREMIGELLAHSTSVLAELPTAIEGGDAESVRRLGHSLKGGAAAMGALVLADAAHEIETAAAAGDLTAAAAAVEKTRGHVDDLRHWAARKGVLIPAQST